The Pelodiscus sinensis isolate JC-2024 unplaced genomic scaffold, ASM4963464v1 ctg46, whole genome shotgun sequence genome segment gttcaaagccaggtagAAACACAGGGTCTGCTCTTATTGCACTTCCCCTGGGTACCCACAAGGCAGTTCCAAGGCCTGCCTCCTGGTGTAGGGAGGGGTGGCCTctgtgctggctttcaggagcatgtgggagacagctcagcaggttaggctgagatAGGAGGATGCAGGGCTGAGGCTGAAACTTCTCAGCTGTGCCTTGCCTGGGACCAAGTCACTGCAGCCACACAGTGCAgggcccaccctggaagtgccaAGTGCCAATGCTGTGCACcttcagggcagtgtggctgtggccTTTGGTGCAAGTGGACACAAAGCCACATAATGCCCAGCCACCCTGTTCCCCTTGCTTTCTTCCCCCCCAgctcacccagcacccccagcttcctttgacaccctcccttgttccttgttcctgcttccccaccctgctcctgctccttcatCCATATCCATATCCCTTAtgctccctttctcctggccCTACACGGAACTACTTGgcgcttctcaagccaggccctgcaaggagccaccaggaGCCACCAGGCAGGAACTAGCCCTTGGAGCTCAGCTTGCACTCAATCTGGgagtttcccaccacatctcacctgAAAAGAGGTGACTTGTTCTTCTTCCATCTGACCTTATGTCTCCGCTCTACGTCTCCgctcccttcaaaggtctccgctgcctcgggacccgcctcctcagggcactgcccctctgccactgggctgggagcgggagactccacagtctctctgcacttgggctgagaagtgtcacggggactcgtctgttgatgggttagtcagcccgatggccagctggatccattccgtagcgctgcccgagagggagctttacaagtgcccagtgtccattggtattttctggggctctatgtgggggattgggcttggccatcttttccacgggaaatgcctcttctttggaacagcagctcccacaagttcatggaacttcttcccagcttgggaaagggacgactaAGGGGTGATGGGAAAAATATTTGTGCTGTGAAAACAGCAGGGGCCCAGGAAAACTCAGGCCTGATGTTACCTGCCCCCACACAATTCACACGGCAAACCTGActccctgtcagccgacggtcagggcagtgtgtgtgtgtgtatgcttccgagaaaagttTTAACGTCCTTGTCTTTACTgataggaccggggtcccatcgcagagggtggccagcaggccaacagatgctccgttatataggaagagtttattacaccttagattttaactgctagaacacaaagttccttcgcagcgggcagcttgggaaaggctggaaaggtgcccaaatggatcttgtcacctgggagtgacacagatccaaacgcccaagctctccctatgtctgtccctttatgaccggctgaagttcttttaaattgtgcttggttctgttacagcaactgaaggagtcaggttaaaacttaaacagttacaggtttattaaagacttataaaagcatatggttacaatggctattgctctatttcttaaatgctaacaaatacagattttaaaaatggttacaaagaaaataaagatagaaaatagaaataatggtaccaagtgacagcttaatctttaaagagctctaagtctatgtatatatatacttaagcaaaggaccacatccaggtacaatttttaccgctttctgtgcctctcgactccagcgtgtcaggccagggccggtctcttaattcctaggaaagacgaatacgaggtgggcgtccccttggaacctcgggagatcaaacaccaaacccgaccagcagatagatggtagattgacactcagagaaaatgcgcggctgaacccatctttatacccctgggggcccgtatcctctttcttatctaagatgctgaattctactggtccgttttgtggcgccagctcttacaagcaagtttcaagttaatttacacttgcaagagagataactaaattgtgaatactagacatttttttactgggcgagagattcctccccccgcggatggatgtgtgttcgtatcaatatgggtttgagtcaagggcactccttggcagcctcttggtcagaattggcgtatctctgtttacagccattcacggtcacagcagcctgggccttctgctctgtgtgccctgtatgctccaggcaagcaaaaatggatgttacaagggggttcctgtctggctacactcccCGAGCACAGGGCAAGTTTGGGGGCTCATTGCTAGGCCATGGGGTAaagcatcaaaccagcctcctcctgtggggcctgtgagtgttgtaGAAACTGGGCCCCTGCGACttggcaacagcaaacaaaaggtctgggggccacacagagaccctgctGAGCtaagcaggaagtggctgggactttgctttgtctttgcctgtgggcttgtctgtctgcatcctggaaacctcctggctcctcagaccactggtctggatggagcattacagaagtcggaataatggaattgctgtgtagacgctcccattgttatttcggaataatggcttttattcccaaggaacgctgctgtgtagatgcagcctaagagaaatgctgagcaagggCTCCTACAATGTCAGGGGAGATGAGGAAATGAGGTCACCTCTCTAGATATAAAATAGAGGATATGTCAGGAgggggattcgaacccacgcctccATTGGGAGACCAGAAAACCCAACTAAGGTAAAAACACATCCTTGAGTCTGGCACCTTAGACAACTCTGCCACCCATGCATACACCTCTAATggcagttttcttacatgtgtgagttgctcagGGAGGCTGAAGGGaacccctctctttccccacctaacagccgctctacagcacagctgggtttatccccactcaccctcatctactgttgtgaggtgttttgcagggagctgacaagaaacagaagagggaaaCCGCTGGCCGGCAGAACAGAGACTTGGGATTCTCCTGTGCaagggagtctgtgtcagtgcccttggggatcctgagctgggtggctcctgggcttgttggctccaTACCAGGAGTGTCTCCTCTGCAGGGCGATGCTTGTTCTCAGGCTAACGCTTATCCCTGGGACAATTTATGCAGGGaccattggtctttgtgccacagtacgtgtctgggatgtgggagtgaggaacctgcctCAAAGAGACACGTATCCGCCCCCCGCAGTGTTCTGCTTGAGACCCCGGAGCCCTGGCTTTGACTGGTGCCTGGCACGTGGGGAATTAGATCTAGGGGGAGATTTCTAGAGCTCCACAATAGCTGCTGctcatatgcaaatgtgcacatctgtctgggATTACTGGGCACCCGGcctgcttcctgtccctgccAACCTCGGCAAAGCGgcatcactggctcaggggttcctcccctcagtgcactgcagagaaagcccttatgtgttaaagggcctcagggagcccagagcagagggagctgggaatctagtcccattgatcccctcaacacacacacacagtcccagcctcaagccccccccacatccttaatcccatgccctgactcccatatcctcccacatcctcatccctgtcctgagccccaccccccaaCTGACACGCTCCCCAAATCCCTaccttgagcctcccacactccactcctCACTTtaatttctcacaggtactgtcctatcacaacccctctcccaacttcctgccttgagcctccccccgcccaaggggtggtgcccaatagaacaggccctgtaagaaatgtgtcactttcacccctgggagcagctcagccatgcaaaggggctgcctggggcaggacattagccctggagggcaggggtgggtgtggcagtgacatcacaagggcctttttcagcccctcagcttattggctaaaggaggttgggaggtggtgacctcacagagagtccatgacaatggcccgGTGGGAcaagctgcagggcagaggaaacttcagagactttgctgcagggagtctcagagccccccatggctttgctgcagggagtctccttctggagatctgcccttgaggccagagagagaatacGAGTCACAAgcacgagtgtgaggaggagcctcgttggagccttctcctttccctccactAGCTGAACTAGAAGACAGACGTCCCCATGGAGAAGATAAGAGCCTCCAAGAGGAGCTATGTTATTACAGCAGGGGAATTAGTTCAAGTGCTAGAGTGTTTGCTTAGTACATGAGAGGTAGTGGGATccatacccacattctccactaatgggaaaaaaatccctgtttTACAAAGCCTGGGGCTAAATGGGGCTAAATGTCTCCAGTAGCTTCCTCCTGCTTCCTACTTTGTCTCCCCCAAAACCAGCCATGctggggcaggaagctgctggGACTCAACCTTCCATTGCCTGGCAGTGACAGAAGTGGTGGAGACAGGCCTGGGGGGGCAGAGTTGCCCCACTGGGAAAGTGCTggctacacaggggagaggcaggggctctctccagctggctccctgggggggtggggctttggctgcttccttgctggctgcttccttgctggcCTAACAAGAGAGCTCATTGCCCTGCCTCCATGATTCTCCTCGATTCTCCTcacaaagctgattggctggctgagaATGCCACTCAAGGGCACAATCGCTCAGCTGCCTGGGATGCactgagaggcagagcagaggtgtCAGTGGAGCAGGTGACCAAGCCAGCCAGCCACTGAGCTCAGCCCATAcaggaggcagctgggcaggaccaggaaaggggcaaggcagagaacagagacagggcAGCAGTAAAGAACATCCACAAACCCAGCCTAACTGCTTGTCCTGCTGCCATGTGAACCACCACTCCATCCACCACCAGCCCCCAGCActttccctgcccagccccactgggctagtgctgtgtatGTGTCAGAGCTTCCTGTAGTGCTGCCccatgcaggagaggggaggggcactttgagtcaccagctctgccccttctgaagatGGCAAGTGTTGTCTTGTCCTAGCAgtaagggagaggtgggaaaggggcctgaagtaacctcttggggttacagctgctgtaacatgtggtAAGGAGGTGAGAAAAGTGACTAGGCAGTTGTTATGTGAAAGTTCAGGCTggcttccctgactgggaatcaaacccaggccacagcagtgaaagtgctggatcctaaccactagaccaccaggGACACATAAAACAAGCCTCTTTGCTCACATACACTAGCCTTtcgcaggccattttctgtccacttcaggatgcggagggtccattctcccttgcccagaggggacaagaacagccaaacagaacatcaaagcaacCAGACTGGGCTATGCCAGTTGTCcagctagcccaggatcctgtctcaggaCAGCAGCCAAGTTCATTCTCCCAAGGGAATCCTCAGAacagacaattgttaagtgatccctcctgtcgcccattcccagcttctggaatacacctgctagggacacctgccctgtccatcctggtgaaatgccattcattgtggcccctggagcatccaaagttgagtagctctgcattaaggattcttattaatgtcaagaatgtcaagcaatgtaaagccagagtgtgatggaactggaaaggaaaatattgcCAATAGAAACAAACTTCTCCAAGGGGGtacttggatttgaaccaaggaccacttaatctgcagtcaaacactccACCACTGAACTACACCCCCATGAAAGTTGGCATCTGCAACCAGTGTTGGGAACAAGGCAGAGAACAAGAGGCTTTCATGTaacacacatctcaggtgggagggaccctcatggaccccagattgtgactggtcctaacaagggatttgccctgaaagcagcagagctggggcaggacagagagtcCTGAGCaatgaaggggatggagagaagccaggagaacagaggccagcctgagagctgagagacCCAGGTGCCACCCTTGGTGTCAGCTGTAGGTGCCATGGTGTAAGGAGCATTGCGGGAATAAAAGTtgaggcagcaggaaaggggtgggcccctcagcaccaggtgggagaagatggaagtgaatcctgctacctctcgtgggcaaaggcagcacttttccagtggagctaattctgccccacctgcaacctgtctccagtgctcctgccactgcctggcccaggagggctggtgttCAGCAGCTTTCTGCCCCAgcgtggctggcttttggggagagcaagtagaaagtgtgtgtgtggggggggggggtgcctactagagccacttagccccctggctggctctgatgataaaaagaaaaattgggATTTTCCCCCTTATTGGAGAATGTGGACATCAATCCCAGTATCTCTTGCATGCAAAGAAAGCACTTTGAGCTACCTCCCCTGCTATACTAGCAGGGCCTTCTTCGagactcttcccttctccacagggatgtctGACCTCTAAGTCAGTTAATCGTGAGAAAAgagaaggctccaaaaaggcctcaaggacaactctcaaggagactccctgcagcaaagccatgggggggggtctctgagatggcccctgccctgcagcctgtcccacctggccactgtcatggactctctgtgaggtcatcacctcccaacctcctttagccaataagctgaggggctgcaaaaggcccttgtgatgtcactgccacacccacccctgccctccagggctaatgtcctgccccaggcagcccctttgcatggctgagctgctcccaggggtgaaagtgacacatttctcacagggactgttctattgggcaccaccccttgggcggagggaggctcaaggcaggaagttgggggaggggttgtgataggacagtacctgtaagaaattaaaatgtggagtgtgggaggctcaaggcagggatttggggagtgtgtggggggggggggctcagggcaggggtgaggatgtgggatggtagagaagtcagggcacaggacctgggatatgggggaggcttggggctgggactgtgtgtgtcgaggggatccctctgctctgtgctccctgaggccctttaacacacatggactgacctgggcgcaggccaatgaggggggtttcagtgaagctacatgtaaatggatccctctagcaatccctgccagccacacgcacagggggagggactttagccaaggaagcagaagcagccaatctgagggaggtttagaagcaaagatgggctgctgccaggatgGATGAGGGGATATGACAGGGCACGAGCAtggccaggggagcagagaggccctgctgcactgagagacatggcaaagcctgggattgaaccagggacctttaaatgtttcatctaaGGCTCCGCACACTGAGCTGCCAACAAACCCGTCTGGTCGGTTAGTAACTGTCCAGGCTGTTTGGCAGCCGTGTCACAAACATGACACCATCATGCACTGCACATGACGCCATCATGCACTGCCCTGCACGGCCCAGGAAGGCAAGACGGGTGTTTCCTGCCACTTGCAGTttgacttgctcctccccccattcctgccttagcTCCCTGGCTGATGACAGCTGAAGTAGTTCAGGGGTCCaacagcctgggcagggagtcgGGTGGCCAGACCCTGGTGGCAACAGTCTTGGTGTTActtgtttccctgccccctctggtgccctcactccccacccgcagcccctgctgcctgcctgggtccctgtgCTGTGTCAGATGCTCAATGAGCCCTCCTGTTTCACATGGGCTGAGAGTCACTCACTCTGGACTAGAGAACAGGACTGTGTCATTCCTTACACGAGTGGGAGGCGCCTGGAGCCCTGAGCAAGCAGACTTCCAAAGGGGCACATGACACAGTCAGCTGGTGTCTCAGGGAGGGGCGGTCTCTACAGCAAACATCTCTGTAGccagcatagggcttgaacccatgaccttggcattattagcaccacACTCTAACCAACTGATCTAGCTGACCTATCAGACTAACtcacaaatggccctttcagaaaggtgcctccggcagctgcagggctgtctctgcagctgccaatggctcttctctgattAGACCACTAGCAActcactgtggctacgtctagactacaggcttctgtcgacagaagttttgtcgacagatactgtcgacaaaacttctgtcgacaaagagtatctagactacattgagttctgtcgacaaagcaagctgttttgtcgacatggtagtgtagacgcaaaggacagtttgcatgcaataacaccttctgtcgacagaaactctgtcgacagaaggcgttatgcctcgtaaaatgaggtttaccagcgtcgacaaaactgctgagttctgtcaacgttatgtagacagaactcagcggtagtgtagacgcaggtatagttttgttgacaaaagtccacttttgtagacaaaactctgtagtctagacacaccctgtgacgtgggctggctagtccagatgGTTTGAAGTTTGGTCAACGTGGCTGGTGGCCggcatggcgcactgagacccagggcaaagaggcagctggaatctcttgctgccagcaccttgcctcccagcttcttccctgtcagcagcagccgcagTCCCTTCGGCCACAGGGTCAGCCCAGGAATGGAGGCGGGAATGGGGCCAAGTagggagtcaggctgagggggtcaggcaaagctcatcttgccctGCAGGGCCACTGAtgacagcttctctcttgtgcgctgctgaggagaaaaatgcCCTGAGAGGGCCCATAGAGACcaatttaaaagagaatttagatGGAGGCACCTGTTAGTGCCAGGGTGGCAAGAGTCAGAGCCTGACAGCTGCTGGGACCACACAGGAGGGTATCGGGGAAGCAGCAAGCTCCAGCCAGGTTGTAAGTTCCAGGGCCCAGCCCATCTCACCCACCCGCTGAGCCAGACAGACCACAGCATAGATACAAAATTCTCTCTGGGGAGCCTGCAGATAAGGAAGCCAAAGCACATCCCaacaagctcttattcacccagcCATACAACCTGTGCTGCCCacgcagggaaggagctgcctgaGAATTGTGCTTGGCAGGTCTCCCAgctacagcctgcctctggcaccccagcacctccacctcccttccctcaacccactGGCACTCCCTGTGATAGAAAAGGGCAAAGACCAGACAGATTTCATGacaaggctggtttccctgactgggaatcaaacccagggCACAGCAGTGAAAGGGCTGTATTCTAGCTGTATCCTAGCCCCTAGACCATCAGGAAGACAAGCACCTGCATGGCTTGCTCAGCTATACTAGCTCTTCTTAGGCCCCTTTCTGTCCCTTTCAGGACATGGGTCCATTCTCAGAGAAGACACGTGATGCCAACGTATTTTGCAGCTCCAGGTTCTACCAGAAGGTGCCTCCCAGCACTTTTCCCCCAACCGCACTCTCAGGGACGGAGACGTGGACCTGCCCCTGTGCATCGTTGGGGATGCCGCCTGCCCTTTGCTCCctgggctgatgaagccctacacaggataGCCCTAAAGCAAGGATTGTTTCTCACGCAGGCTCAGCAGGGTCTGTATTAGTGTGGAGGAGCCTTCGCGTCCTTTAAAGAGAGATTCCGCTGTCCGCTCCCCTGGCTGGACCTTGGCGAGTCGAACGTCCCCCAAGTGTCCTCCAGAATAGTTGTGAGAACAAAGCAGAGACATTCCTGCCCCCTGCACAGCTGGCCTGGTCACTCCAACCCTGCTGCTTTAGCCCCCTGCCAgtctcattcctactcttccctgccGCCCCATCTTTTAAGTGGCATACCGGGCAATGTTCTCACGATGATCTGACAACCCTTCAATGAGGGGAATGCCCAGCCTCTTGTTCTTAGTCACCCAGCCTGCCTCTTTCTAGTACAAACTCCCTGTGCCAAAGGCAGAGctacaagcagctcaaactctgtggCATTTAAGAGCAGCCTCTGGAGTCATAtcctgcagctttaagcagagctccagtatgaaatccagggagtTCAAACTCTCCCACAGCCTTGCCAGTCACAGTGGCCTCTGCAAccactccaggcttgtggtttccttcttctcaacattcctccccaatcagccttttcctgaaccagcagttctatgggtggccaggggaggtctCTTCTGTGTTTCAGAAGGACTTAGGAAAACATGAACAAAGACTACAACAAGGTACCACTGAGAGTTGCATCCTAGATCTCTTGTTCACAAGGCAGGTGCTttaaccagctaagccatggtgccttcCCTGGACAGAGCTGTTCTGGTTTATGGTCCAGGACAACACCTTGGACTCAAAAAATAagaagtaacattagttcgaaccaagggctttggtttgaaCTACCGTGTCCAGGCACGCACTtactggttcaaatcagctgtgatttggacTAGCGAGCCAGgcaagatcttgctaatgaagcaggggatatttaaatctctgcttcattagcaattttggtcacctacatttgcatctctagtccaaactagggagcaaatgtagatgtacccaaacagGACTCCGAACTGAGATCATTAAATAACAGAATATTTAATTTCCATCATAAAGTGTAACAACGATTTCATTTCATGTAGCAATATGAATCATCATAGCTTGTTTGCTAAATCAAGAAGATGGACAATTTTGTTTTATGCCTCAAAGGAACAATCCCCGTAAGATACGAAGATAGCTTCTTCAGTAtgggttttcctatgtctaacaaggtgtgaccgccgactgaagcttttcccacagtcagagcagctgaagggtttctctcctgtgtgggctctcctatggataacaaggtttgacctccgactgaagcttttcccacagtcagagcagctgaagggtttctctcctgtgtgggctctcctgtggataacaagggttgaggtctgactgaagcttttcccacagtcagagcagctgaagggtttctctcccgtgtgaactctcctatggataacaagctgtgaccggtcactgaatcttttcccacagtcagagcaactgaagggtttctctcccgtgtgggatctcctatggataacaaggtgtgacctcccactgaagcttttcccacagtcagagcagctgaagggtttctctcctgtgtgggctctcctgtgaataacaagggttgaggtctgactgaagcttttcccacagtcagagcagctgaagggtctctcccccgtgtgggctctcctatggataacaagctgtgagaggtcattgaatcttttcccacagtcagagcagctgaagggtttctctcctgtgtgggctctcctatgtctAGAAAGGCCTgacctgtgactgaagcttttcccacagtcagagcagctgaagggtttctctcctgtttgggctctttcatgtttaatagGAGTTGCACTGTTACTGCAAGCACAAGGtgaatgttgatgggggattttcttttgaacagtttctgtgtttgttttcaaccttctgatcctctgactggatttatcctgtcctgctcctggatggtttccctgctgcctttgtagacTACGCTGACTCTCAcaagtctctccttgctcaggactctgagaaacatgcccttcagatctttcCACTAATACCCCACATGGAGCCATTTGCTCAGGTCCTTTCTCCTGAGGACtcctctcactgttctcattcagcatcccatcacctgctgggagggagagagaaaccacacaggagtcattctctgtgctgagctgaaagaaaaattctgaatggtgaacagaaaatgggggacaaacccaaagaatggctggaaagattcaataatcatgagctgagttcatccTGCTCCCCCATAACTCTTTCCCCACCCAGCTCTCTCAGACTGGAGTTGagacaggctgaagggccagTCAGATTTGATGAAAACACACAATCAACATCATGAGAACACAGAAATTggtttgagtcagtttagctgatctcacctgtgtgggtgtcactgatgatttccccttcctcacagccttggagatccgggatctgcagctcttccctttgctccacccaggagagcacatgagctttggagactggaaatcctatttcgggagcaattaaccaagtgctgatcttgttcattaaggtctgtgccattcctGCTTCCAAAGGCAGGATCTGAGTCTCTTACCCAgacaggctccttccccaccttccagagactggtctctggctggtacaagatcccaggacataCTAATTCCATCCTCCCCCTACCCTACCACCATATTGGGAATAACCCAGCAGACTCCCATGGGGAACTGGGCGCTCTGCTGCACTCTCCAGGATACCACTCAGTCTCCTTTAGGGCCTATTGCATACTTGGGCAGGagaggaacacactgctcataagGGGAGAGCTCTAGGGCTTTCAGGAATGACAGACACCTCTAGCCAGGACTCAGATTTGAGCTGCCACATGAGGTCActagggctgggagggaaaggatccagcagagCTCTAGAGCCCTGTGGGCTCTGCCCACAGAGCTCTTAGCTTGGGGCTGGACTTGTCCTGCTCttgggctcagatgctctacttgaGCAAGAAGGAGGCTGGGGAATTGTCTGATCAGGAGAATGAATCCTTGGTTGGCCActtcaggccctgcctatgctccatattcctgatcctgactgactgTGCCTGGGTGCCCACAACAGCTGTCAGCCCTGCAGACAGCCAGGGCAGTGCCGGCCTGTTCCTGTGGCCAGCCAAGGTAGAGACAggctgggctgcttctctgctgctcctAGATGCTCCTGCTGTTCAGCTCCTTCTGCAGCCTTGGTTTGACTCTGCCAGCAGCACCAACCCTCCTTTTGTGGCCAGTTGGGCCTGTCATTTGGTGCCCCTCTGGcttgcacagaatctaccagaggcagggaaggactctgagttggcgccttccttccaggggctcagcacaAGGGGTCCTgcagacacagaggctgtgtctagattggccagtttttccggaaaatcagccacttttccagaaaaactagccagctgtctacactggccgcttgaatttctgcaaaagcactgacttcctactgtaagaaatcagtgctttttgcggaaatactatgctgctcccgttcgggcaaaagtcccttttgcacaaaagggtcaAGGTAGACA includes the following:
- the LOC142826103 gene encoding uncharacterized protein LOC142826103 isoform X2; the encoded protein is MAAESPVESVREEAPRPVCLEDFTAPVALQCGHNSCQAPLSPQGRDTEQQGPLRPNRQLANVVELAKPLSFQAAERARWDGVCGEHQEALKWFCEENQTPICVVCDRSQAHTVVLIQEDAQEYKEKLEAHLKTLREEREKVLGRKATAEGKRQEYLKWTQAERQMIVAEFQQLWQFLEEQERLLLAQLEKLDEKIGRLQTDTVRKLSVQISRLSEGISELEGTCQKPASEFVQDVRRTLSRCEMGQFQLPEEISPELEEQVRGFSQKTIALSETLREFKDTLPSALERARGKSLGALRQGCRTPMSDSSSAPGLQSQGQEMAVAEPVSFEEVAVYFSEEEWALLDPGQRALYRDVMQENYEAVSWLGFPVSKAHVLSWVEQREELQIPDLQGCEEGEIISDTHTGDGMLNENSERSPQEKGPEQMAPCGVLVERSEGHVSQSPEQGETCESQRSLQRQQGNHPGAGQDKSSQRIRRLKTNTETVQKKIPHQHSPCACSNSATPIKHERAQTGEKPFSCSDCGKSFSHRSGLSRHRRAHTGEKPFSCSDCGKRFNDLSQLVIHRRAHTGERPFSCSDCGKSFSQTSTLVIHRRAHTGEKPFSCSDCGKSFSGRSHLVIHRRSHTGEKPFSCSDCGKRFSDRSQLVIHRRVHTGEKPFSCSDCGKSFSQTSTLVIHRRAHTGEKPFSCSDCGKSFSRRSNLVIHRRAHTGEKPFSCSDCGKSFSRRSHLVRHRKTHTEEAIFVSYGDCSFEA
- the LOC142826103 gene encoding uncharacterized protein LOC142826103 isoform X1, with the protein product MAAESPVESVREEAPRPVCLEDFTAPVALQCGHNSCQAPLSPQGRDTEQQGPLRPNRQLANVVELAKPLSFQAAERARWDGVCGEHQEALKWFCEENQTPICVVCDRSQAHTVVLIQEDAQEYKEKLEAHLKTLREEREKVLGRKATAEGKRQEYLKWTQAERQMIVAEFQQLWQFLEEQERLLLAQLEKLDEKIGRLQTDTVRKLSVQISRLSEGISELEGTCQKPASEFVQDVRRTLSRCEMGQFQLPEEISPELEEQVRGFSQKTIALSETLREFKDTLPSALERARGKSLGALRQGCRTPMSDSSSAPGLQSQGQEMAVAEPVSFEEVAVYFSEEEWALLDPGQRALYRDVMQENYEAVSWLGFPVSKAHVLSWVEQREELQIPDLQGCEEGEIISDTHTAGDGMLNENSERSPQEKGPEQMAPCGVLVERSEGHVSQSPEQGETCESQRSLQRQQGNHPGAGQDKSSQRIRRLKTNTETVQKKIPHQHSPCACSNSATPIKHERAQTGEKPFSCSDCGKSFSHRSGLSRHRRAHTGEKPFSCSDCGKRFNDLSQLVIHRRAHTGERPFSCSDCGKSFSQTSTLVIHRRAHTGEKPFSCSDCGKSFSGRSHLVIHRRSHTGEKPFSCSDCGKRFSDRSQLVIHRRVHTGEKPFSCSDCGKSFSQTSTLVIHRRAHTGEKPFSCSDCGKSFSRRSNLVIHRRAHTGEKPFSCSDCGKSFSRRSHLVRHRKTHTEEAIFVSYGDCSFEA
- the LOC142826103 gene encoding uncharacterized protein LOC142826103 isoform X3, which gives rise to MAAESPVESVREEAPRPVCLEDFTAPVALQCGHNSCQAPLSPQGRDTEQQGPLRPNRQLANVVELAKPLSFQAAERARWDGVCGEHQEALKWFCEENQTPICVVCDRSQAHTVVLIQEDAQEYKEKLEAHLKTLREEREKVLGRKATAEGKRQEYLKWTQAERQMIVAEFQQLWQFLEEQERLLLAQLEKLDEKIGRLQTDTVRKLSVQISRLSEGISELEGTCQKPASEFVQDVRRTLSRCEMGQFQLPEEISPELEEQVRGFSQKTIALSETLREFKGCRTPMSDSSSAPGLQSQGQEMAVAEPVSFEEVAVYFSEEEWALLDPGQRALYRDVMQENYEAVSWLGFPVSKAHVLSWVEQREELQIPDLQGCEEGEIISDTHTAGDGMLNENSERSPQEKGPEQMAPCGVLVERSEGHVSQSPEQGETCESQRSLQRQQGNHPGAGQDKSSQRIRRLKTNTETVQKKIPHQHSPCACSNSATPIKHERAQTGEKPFSCSDCGKSFSHRSGLSRHRRAHTGEKPFSCSDCGKRFNDLSQLVIHRRAHTGERPFSCSDCGKSFSQTSTLVIHRRAHTGEKPFSCSDCGKSFSGRSHLVIHRRSHTGEKPFSCSDCGKRFSDRSQLVIHRRVHTGEKPFSCSDCGKSFSQTSTLVIHRRAHTGEKPFSCSDCGKSFSRRSNLVIHRRAHTGEKPFSCSDCGKSFSRRSHLVRHRKTHTEEAIFVSYGDCSFEA